The genome window GGCGCCGAGCTGCTGGAGATCCTGCGCTCCCGGCTCGGCAACGACCCGGAGGAGGAGCTGGGCATCGTCGCCGAAGAGCTCCGCAAGATCGCACGACTGAGATTGGCGAAGGTGGTCGAAGGATGACGAGTCACGTCACCACGCACGTGCTGGACGCGGCCAGGGGCCGGCCCGCGCAGGGCGTCGCGGTCCGGCTGGAGGGCGCCGACGGCACCGACTGGATCTCCCTGGCCGCCGCGGAGACCGACTCCGACGGCCGGGTCCGGGAGCTGGGACCGGAGCAGCTGGAGACCGGGGACTACCGGCTCACCTTCGCCACCGGGGACTACTTCGAGCGGCTGGGCACCGACTCCTTCTA of Saccharopolyspora erythraea contains these proteins:
- the uraH gene encoding hydroxyisourate hydrolase; translated protein: MTSHVTTHVLDAARGRPAQGVAVRLEGADGTDWISLAAAETDSDGRVRELGPEQLETGDYRLTFATGDYFERLGTDSFYPQVQITFRITDPEQHYHVPVLLSPFSYSTYRGS